In one window of Miscanthus floridulus cultivar M001 unplaced genomic scaffold, ASM1932011v1 fs_806_2_3, whole genome shotgun sequence DNA:
- the LOC136533198 gene encoding protein ASPARTIC PROTEASE IN GUARD CELL 1-like, whose amino-acid sequence MQPPTLLPLAAVVAVLLLAVAPTPAVSRHRHSSADTETLDVAASLSRARAALSTEAVSLHQSAAEAKGDSRPSGGGLTLRLHSRDFLPEAQQGGRQRHETYRSLVLSRLRRDSARAAALAARATLAADGVTRLHDLRPANESAVFAASLAAAAAIQGPVVSGVGQGSGEYFSRVGIGSPARELYMVLDTGSDVTWVQCQPCADCYQQSDPVFDPSLSASYAAVSCDSARCRDLDTAACRNATGACLYEVAYGDGSYTVGDFATETLTLGDSTPVTNVAIGCGHDNEGLFVGAAGLLALGGGPLSFPSQISASTFSYCLVDRDSPAASTLQFGADAEAAAADTVTAPLLRSPRTGTFYYVALSGISVGGQPLSIPASAFAMDATSGSGGVIVDSGTAVTRLQASAYAALRDAFVRGTQSLPRTSGVSLFDTCYDLSDRTSVEVPAVSLRFEGGGALRLPAKNYLIPVDGAGTYCLAFAPTNAAVSIIGNVQQQGIRVSFDTAKGAVGFTPNKC is encoded by the coding sequence ATGCAGCCGCCTACCCTTCTCCcgctcgccgccgtcgtcgccgtcctcctACTCGCCGTCGCCCCGACACCCGCCGTCTCCCGCCACCGCCACTCGTCCGCCGACACGGAGACGCTCGATGTAGCCGCCTCACTCTCCCGAGCCCGCGCCGCGCTCTCCACCGAAGCCGTCTCGCTGCACCAGTCCGCCGCCGAGGCGAAGGGCGACAGTCGCCCTAGCGGCGGCGGCCTCACGCTGCGGCTCCACTCCCGGGACTTCCTGCCCGAGGCGCAGCAGGGGGGGCGGCAGCGGCACGAGACGTACCGCTCCCTGGTGCTGTCCCGCCTCCGCCGGGACTCGGCGCGCGCCGCGGCGCTGGCGGCCCGCGCGACGCTGGCGGCGGACGGGGTGACCCGTCTGCACGACCTGCGGCCCGCGAACGAGTCGGCGGTGTTTGCggcgtccttggcggcggcggcggcgatccaGGGCCCCGTGGTGTCGGGCGTCGGGCAGGGCAGCGGCGAGTACTTCTCCCGCGTGGGCATCGGCAGCCCCGCGCGGGAGCTGTACATGGTGCTGGACACGGGGAGCGACGTCACCTGGGTGCAGTGCCAGCCCTGCGCCGACTGCTACCAGCAGTCGGACCCGGTGTTCGACCCGTCGCTGTCGGCCTCCTACGCCGCCGTCTCCTGCGACTCCGCGCGGTGCCGGGACCTGGACACCGCGGCGTGCCGCAACGCCACGGGCGCGTGCCTCTACGAGGTGGCCTACGGCGACGGCTCCTACACCGTGGGCGACTTCGCCACCGAGACGCTCACGCTGGGGGACTCCACGCCCGTCACCAACGTCGCCATCGGGTGCGGCCACGACAACGAGGGCCTCTTCGTCGGCGCCGCGGGCCTACTGGCGCTCGGCGGTGGCCCGCTCTCGTTCCCGTCCCAGATCTCCGCGTCCACCTTCTCCTACTGCCTCGTCGACCGCGACTCCCCCGCCGCGTCCACGCTCCAGTTCGGTGCGGACGCCGAGGCCGCGGCGGCCGACACCGTGACGGCGCCACTCCTGCGAAGCCCGCGCACGGGCACCTTCTACTACGTCGCGCTGTCGGGGATCTCCGTGGGCGGGCAGCCGCTGTCCATCCCGGCGTCCGCGTTCGCCATGGACGCCACGTCGGGGTCCGGAGGCGTCATCGTGGACTCCGGCACCGCCGTGACGCGGCTCCAGGCATCCGCCTACGCGGCGCTCCGCGACGCCTTCGTCCGGGGCACGCAGTCGCTGCCCCGGACCTCCGGGGTGTCGCTGTTCGACACGTGCTACGACCTGTCGGACCGGACCAGCGTGGAGGTGCCCGCGGTGTCGCTGCGGTTCGAGGGCGGCGGCGCGCTGCGGCTGCCGGCGAAGAACTACCTCATCCCCGTGGATGGGGCCGGGACCTACTGCCTGGCGTTCGCGCCGACGAACGCGGCCGTGTCCATCATCGGGAACGTGCAGCAGCAGGGCATCCGCGTCAGCTTCGACACCGCCAAGGGCGCCGTTGGCTTCACCCCCAACAAGTGCTAG